A part of Pararoseomonas sp. SCSIO 73927 genomic DNA contains:
- the bcsA gene encoding UDP-forming cellulose synthase catalytic subunit → MRGFRRALGGSAWLARIAVLLGFIIALPFIVAPLEAEQQAWVAVGGLLVFVICGLVPGKGSLVFLALLSGVISSRYIYWRITDTLDYTNFFSTFLGTGLLLAEIYAVVALLLSYLQSLWPLDRRPAPLPDDPEEWPTVDVFIPTYNEPLDVVKPTIYAALAMDWPRHKMNVVLLDDGRREEFRAFCEMVGCGYMIRPDNKGAKAGNINHALSRTDAEYMLIFDCDHVATRAFLQMTMGWLMRDAGLAMVQTPHHFYSPDPFERNLASGTRVPNEGLLFYGLIQQGNDLWNAAFFCGSCAVIRRTALEQIGGVPTETVTEDCHASLKMQRLGWRTAYLRLPLAAGLATDRLIAHIGQRMRWARGMVQIFRIENPLLGPGLNLTQRLCYVASMWHFLFPVPRFIFLTAPLAFLLFGQNIIAASPLAIIAYAGPHVVHAVLTNSKLQARVRHSFWSEIYETVLALYLLPVVMTTLLDPKRGKFNVTDKGGTLEEGYFDFRATGPNFILAIILVLGLLSGIYGMAANPPESLDFQAYALNSVWVVLSLLTVLAGLAVGRERRQVRERARVGAIMPVSVVLPDGRLVPGETLDLSLGGVAVAAPRPDGLSENVLVTLEIDLGPERVAIPAEVLRWQNDRLQMRFMPQDARDEGNITRVVLGRADAWVDWDDVRHDRPMRSLGEVVRSIGGLFRGDSQFSLRARRARRQAAARAARAGAPRPAAPAVPQPGRGAEAASRRAAERARRSAAVLLVLGLGLPVTATAQTAAQGSFTPPPLPGGGPAAPSAAPAAPPAFSPTPPVPIQPAPSATAPVPQYAPSPVAPAAAPPLSAPPAAAPSASLTPAQVAPSAPVTFGGETTPGVGSRTETRTLRQLGLRSPMQLRGLADLQGILFGIRSDEVVTGARLTLQGATSPALIPELSQIAITINEQFVGTITPDRARPAFGPVEFQINPVFFADSNRLNFRFTGRYAVECNDPLSGLLWSTVSDLSTLQLTLERLPLNRDLARLPEPFFDPRLLREPLVLPVVMAEGAGNDAVRAALVASSWFAVQADYRGSSFPVSAVLPARGNAIVIATGSDSVPGLTLPRMDGPTLAILPNPNDQNSVLLLVGGRSGAEAATAAQVLATAKEGLSGETATVQVQNLPAREPYDAPRWIRNDRPVRFGELVDPAELQSYGYAPGPVSIPFRTAPDLYTFRDRNLPVDVRFRAPPGPILDLAVSRLDAALNDVYLKSFPLREGDPGWPWNWVYRTVGSTGSERGEGTFGLPPYLVFGLNELQFRFDLRPLHRGDCVSVPGDIRSSIDPDSTIDLSAAYRFTELPNLAYFVGSGFPYTRMADLSTTAVVLPDRASALEVSSALNLIGRIAAIVGYPATRIDVARPGGLEAVRDRDLMVIGPLNRQPALAQLLRDGPITVDGNRVTVALPDALEGFRNIFISDDRRLERERLTATLGGQGGEGSGLLIGFQSPLNGDRSVVALTGSSPQGMEAMLGALRDPDQQPRIQGDVATITNGRVEAFKVSRNYGVGSLPITLLPQRYLTTRPDLMLGLLVVAALIIAIPLYWALRRRAIRRLRIRT, encoded by the coding sequence ATGAGAGGTTTCAGGCGCGCGCTGGGCGGGAGTGCTTGGCTGGCGCGGATCGCCGTGCTGCTCGGCTTCATCATCGCTCTGCCCTTCATCGTCGCGCCGCTTGAGGCGGAGCAGCAGGCCTGGGTTGCCGTCGGCGGCCTGCTGGTCTTCGTGATCTGCGGACTGGTTCCGGGGAAGGGCTCGCTCGTCTTCCTGGCGCTGCTCTCCGGCGTGATCTCGTCCCGCTATATCTACTGGCGGATCACGGACACGCTGGACTACACGAACTTCTTCTCGACCTTCCTCGGCACCGGCCTGCTGCTGGCCGAGATCTACGCCGTCGTCGCGCTGCTGCTCTCCTACCTGCAGTCGCTCTGGCCGCTCGACCGCCGCCCGGCGCCGCTGCCGGACGACCCGGAGGAGTGGCCGACCGTCGACGTCTTCATCCCGACCTACAACGAGCCGCTGGACGTGGTGAAGCCCACCATCTACGCGGCGCTGGCGATGGACTGGCCGCGCCACAAGATGAACGTGGTGCTGCTGGACGACGGCCGGCGCGAGGAGTTCCGCGCCTTCTGCGAGATGGTCGGCTGCGGCTACATGATCCGCCCGGACAACAAGGGCGCGAAGGCCGGCAACATCAACCACGCGCTGTCCCGCACGGACGCCGAGTACATGCTGATCTTCGACTGCGACCACGTGGCGACGCGCGCCTTCCTGCAGATGACCATGGGCTGGCTGATGCGCGACGCCGGGCTGGCGATGGTGCAGACGCCGCACCACTTCTACTCGCCCGATCCCTTCGAGCGTAACCTCGCCTCCGGCACGCGCGTGCCGAACGAGGGCCTGCTCTTCTACGGCCTGATCCAGCAGGGCAACGACCTCTGGAACGCGGCCTTCTTCTGCGGCTCCTGCGCCGTGATCCGGCGCACGGCGCTGGAGCAGATCGGCGGCGTGCCGACCGAGACGGTGACGGAGGACTGCCACGCCTCCCTCAAGATGCAGCGCCTGGGCTGGCGCACCGCTTATCTCCGCCTGCCGCTGGCGGCAGGGCTCGCGACGGACCGCCTGATCGCGCATATCGGCCAGCGCATGCGCTGGGCGCGCGGCATGGTGCAGATCTTCCGGATCGAGAACCCGCTGCTCGGGCCGGGGCTGAACCTGACGCAGCGGCTCTGCTACGTCGCCTCCATGTGGCACTTCCTCTTCCCGGTGCCGCGCTTCATCTTCCTCACCGCGCCGCTCGCCTTCCTGCTCTTCGGGCAGAACATCATCGCGGCCTCCCCGCTGGCCATCATCGCCTATGCGGGGCCGCACGTGGTGCACGCGGTGCTCACCAACTCGAAGCTGCAGGCGCGGGTGCGCCACTCCTTCTGGTCCGAGATCTACGAGACGGTGCTGGCGCTCTACCTCCTGCCCGTCGTGATGACGACGCTGCTGGACCCCAAGCGCGGCAAGTTCAACGTGACGGACAAGGGCGGCACGCTGGAGGAGGGCTACTTCGACTTCCGCGCGACGGGGCCGAACTTCATCCTCGCCATTATCCTCGTGCTTGGCCTGCTGTCCGGCATCTACGGCATGGCCGCGAACCCGCCCGAGAGCCTGGACTTCCAGGCCTATGCCCTCAACAGCGTCTGGGTCGTGCTCTCGCTGCTGACGGTGCTGGCGGGCCTGGCCGTGGGGCGCGAACGGCGCCAGGTGCGCGAGCGCGCTCGCGTCGGCGCCATCATGCCGGTGAGCGTCGTGCTCCCGGACGGTCGGCTCGTGCCCGGCGAGACGCTGGATCTTTCCCTCGGTGGCGTGGCCGTGGCCGCGCCGCGGCCGGACGGCCTCTCGGAGAACGTGCTTGTGACACTGGAGATCGACTTGGGTCCGGAACGCGTCGCCATCCCCGCCGAGGTGCTGCGGTGGCAGAACGACCGCCTGCAGATGCGCTTCATGCCGCAGGACGCCCGTGACGAGGGCAACATTACCCGTGTGGTTCTCGGCCGCGCCGACGCCTGGGTGGACTGGGACGACGTCCGCCACGACCGGCCGATGCGCTCCCTCGGCGAGGTGGTCCGCAGCATCGGCGGCCTGTTCCGCGGCGACAGCCAGTTCTCGCTGCGCGCCCGCCGGGCCCGTCGCCAGGCGGCTGCCCGCGCGGCGCGCGCTGGCGCGCCCCGGCCCGCCGCTCCGGCCGTGCCCCAGCCGGGCCGCGGCGCGGAGGCCGCCTCCCGCCGTGCCGCGGAGCGCGCGCGCCGCTCCGCGGCCGTCCTGCTCGTCCTCGGGCTGGGCCTGCCTGTGACGGCGACGGCCCAGACGGCGGCCCAGGGCAGCTTCACTCCGCCGCCGCTGCCGGGCGGGGGCCCTGCCGCCCCGTCCGCCGCGCCCGCCGCTCCGCCGGCCTTCTCGCCCACCCCGCCCGTGCCGATCCAGCCGGCCCCGAGCGCGACGGCGCCCGTGCCGCAGTACGCGCCTTCCCCGGTTGCGCCCGCCGCGGCGCCGCCCCTCTCGGCTCCCCCGGCCGCGGCGCCTTCGGCTTCCCTGACGCCGGCGCAGGTCGCCCCTTCCGCCCCCGTGACCTTCGGCGGGGAGACGACGCCCGGCGTCGGCTCCCGCACGGAGACACGGACGCTGCGGCAGCTCGGCCTGCGCAGCCCCATGCAGCTGCGCGGCCTGGCCGACCTGCAGGGCATCCTGTTCGGCATCCGCTCGGACGAGGTGGTGACGGGCGCGAGGCTGACGTTGCAGGGCGCCACCAGCCCGGCGCTGATTCCCGAGCTGTCGCAGATCGCGATCACCATCAACGAGCAGTTCGTCGGCACCATCACCCCCGACCGCGCCCGCCCGGCCTTCGGCCCGGTGGAGTTCCAGATCAACCCCGTGTTCTTCGCGGACAGCAACCGGCTGAACTTCCGCTTCACCGGCCGCTACGCGGTGGAGTGCAACGACCCGCTCTCCGGCCTGCTCTGGTCCACGGTCTCCGACCTTTCCACCCTTCAGCTCACGCTGGAGCGGCTGCCGCTGAACCGCGACCTGGCCCGCCTGCCGGAGCCCTTCTTCGACCCGCGCCTGCTGCGCGAGCCGCTGGTGCTGCCGGTGGTGATGGCCGAGGGCGCGGGGAACGACGCGGTGCGGGCGGCGCTCGTCGCCTCCTCCTGGTTCGCCGTGCAGGCGGACTACCGCGGCTCCAGCTTCCCCGTCAGCGCCGTGCTGCCGGCGCGGGGCAACGCCATCGTCATCGCGACGGGGTCGGACTCGGTTCCCGGGCTGACGCTGCCGCGCATGGACGGGCCGACGCTCGCTATCCTGCCGAACCCGAACGACCAGAACTCCGTGCTGCTGCTCGTCGGCGGCCGGTCCGGCGCCGAGGCGGCGACCGCCGCGCAGGTGCTGGCCACCGCGAAGGAGGGCCTCTCGGGCGAGACGGCGACCGTGCAGGTGCAGAACCTGCCGGCCCGCGAGCCTTACGACGCGCCGCGCTGGATCCGCAACGACCGCCCCGTGCGCTTCGGCGAGCTGGTGGACCCGGCGGAACTGCAGTCCTACGGCTACGCGCCGGGCCCGGTCTCCATTCCCTTCCGCACGGCGCCGGACCTCTACACCTTCCGCGACCGCAACCTGCCGGTGGATGTGCGGTTCCGCGCCCCGCCGGGCCCGATCCTGGACCTCGCCGTCTCCCGCCTCGATGCGGCGCTGAACGACGTCTACCTGAAGTCCTTCCCACTGCGTGAGGGCGATCCGGGCTGGCCCTGGAACTGGGTGTACCGCACCGTCGGCAGCACCGGCTCCGAGCGGGGCGAGGGGACCTTCGGCCTGCCGCCCTACCTCGTCTTCGGCCTGAACGAGCTGCAGTTCCGCTTCGACCTGCGCCCGCTGCACCGCGGCGACTGCGTGAGCGTGCCGGGCGACATCCGCTCCTCGATCGATCCGGACAGCACGATCGACCTCTCCGCCGCCTACCGCTTCACGGAGCTGCCGAACCTCGCCTACTTCGTGGGCTCGGGCTTCCCCTACACGAGGATGGCCGACCTCTCGACGACGGCGGTGGTCCTGCCGGACCGCGCCTCGGCGCTGGAGGTTTCCTCCGCGCTGAACCTCATCGGGCGGATCGCGGCCATCGTCGGCTACCCGGCCACCCGGATCGACGTGGCGCGGCCGGGCGGGCTGGAGGCGGTGCGCGACCGCGACCTGATGGTCATCGGGCCGCTCAACCGGCAGCCGGCGCTGGCCCAGCTGCTGCGCGACGGGCCCATCACGGTGGACGGCAACCGCGTGACGGTGGCGCTGCCGGACGCGCTGGAGGGCTTCCGCAACATCTTCATCTCCGATGACCGCCGGCTCGAGCGGGAGCGGCTGACGGCGACGCTGGGCGGCCAGGGCGGGGAGGGGAGCGGCCTGCTGATCGGCTTCCAGAGCCCGCTGAACGGTGATCGCTCCGTCGTCGCCCTCACCGGCTCCAGCCCGCAGGGGATGGAGGCGATGCTCGGCGCGCTGCGCGATCCCGACCAGCAACCGCGCATCCAGGGCGACGTGGCCACGATCACCAACGGCCGCGTGGAGGCCTTCAAGGTGTCGCGCAACTACGGGGTGGGCAGCCTGCCCATCACCCTGCTGCCGCAGCGCTACCTGACCACCCGGCCGGACCTGATGCTCGGCCTGCTGGTGGTGGCGGCGCTGATCATCGCCATCCCGCTCTACTGGGCGCTGCGCCGCCGGGCGATCCGCCGGCTGAGGATCCGGACATGA
- a CDS encoding cellulose synthase operon protein YhjQ/BcsQ, translating into MPLICFASPKGGVGKTTLTANLADALQRLGHRVLAVDLDAQNALRLHFGVPLTDRSGFVSDLLQGSSDWRAHLRQTPSGVLLLPHGAMDLRGALDLAVALDRDPELLGKPLREMLAEPNLVVLADLPPGPSQALALLAPLATMVIGVLQAEAISAALVPEIESGRFLGTGTMAALLAGRLRVVLNGVDLSSRLSRASAEAVARHLGYRMIGAMSREETVAESLACQRLLLEHAPESRAASDLKEVARLISAALPPAVAATPPAPDPIPEPAVSPEAAPLPQQPTVEASR; encoded by the coding sequence GTGCCGCTGATCTGCTTCGCGTCGCCCAAGGGTGGGGTCGGCAAGACCACGCTCACCGCCAATCTCGCCGACGCGTTGCAGCGCCTGGGCCATCGTGTGCTCGCGGTGGACCTGGACGCCCAGAACGCCCTGCGCCTGCACTTCGGCGTGCCCCTGACGGACCGGAGCGGCTTCGTCTCCGACCTGCTGCAGGGCAGTTCCGACTGGCGCGCCCACCTGCGCCAGACCCCTTCCGGCGTGCTGCTGCTGCCGCACGGGGCGATGGACCTGCGCGGCGCGCTGGACCTCGCTGTCGCGCTTGACCGCGACCCCGAGCTACTCGGCAAGCCGCTGCGCGAGATGCTGGCCGAGCCGAACCTCGTCGTGCTGGCCGATCTCCCGCCCGGTCCCTCCCAGGCGCTGGCGCTGCTGGCGCCGCTCGCCACCATGGTCATCGGCGTGCTGCAGGCCGAGGCGATCAGCGCGGCGCTGGTGCCGGAGATCGAGAGCGGGCGCTTCCTCGGCACCGGCACGATGGCCGCGCTGCTGGCCGGGCGGCTGCGCGTGGTGCTGAATGGGGTGGACCTCTCCTCCCGCCTCTCGCGGGCCTCGGCCGAGGCGGTGGCGCGGCACCTGGGCTACCGGATGATCGGCGCGATGAGCCGCGAGGAGACGGTGGCCGAGAGCCTGGCCTGCCAGCGCCTGCTGCTGGAGCACGCGCCGGAGAGCCGGGCCGCGTCGGACCTGAAGGAGGTGGCGCGTCTGATCTCGGCGGCGCTGCCGCCCGCCGTCGCGGCCACACCGCCCGCCCCGGACCCCATCCCGGAACCCGCGGTGTCGCCCGAGGCGGCGCCGCTCCCCCAGCAGCCGACGGTTGAGGCGAGCCGATGA
- a CDS encoding glycosyl hydrolase family 8: protein MPIHIPRRSALCFLSVAAAAAMRGGTAIAAEEARGWASFKARFLSPEGRVIDNNNNNQSHSEGQGWGLSLAEHFDDRAAFDRMLLWTRRNLRRDSDFLHSWRWLPDRQPPVQDSNNATDGDLFIASALLKGGRRWSDPALTEEGTAIARDVLRLLVRRAGGHLVLLPGARGFEHRDHVVLNPSYYSYPAIAAVAEAVPDPAWLRVASDGLRLLRSARFGRWGLSPDWLAVSRLNGRVAPAPGWPARFSYDAVRVPLWLAWAGLSDEAAVAAPLNFWSDASLRQMPAWADLSNDSVAPYAAGPGVREIGRFAALQRGLRWDRGGPEPAHDRDYYDTALALLAQMGAAERRVRL from the coding sequence ATGCCGATCCATATCCCACGCCGATCCGCACTGTGTTTTCTCTCCGTCGCAGCGGCCGCCGCGATGCGGGGCGGGACCGCCATCGCCGCCGAGGAGGCGCGGGGCTGGGCCTCCTTCAAGGCCCGGTTCCTCTCCCCGGAGGGGCGGGTGATCGACAACAACAACAACAACCAGTCCCACTCCGAAGGGCAGGGCTGGGGCCTCTCCCTTGCTGAGCACTTCGACGACCGGGCTGCCTTCGACCGGATGCTGCTCTGGACCCGCCGGAACCTGCGGCGGGATTCGGACTTCCTGCACTCCTGGCGCTGGCTTCCGGACCGCCAGCCGCCGGTGCAGGACAGCAACAACGCCACGGATGGCGACCTGTTCATTGCCAGCGCGCTCCTCAAGGGCGGGCGGCGCTGGTCCGACCCGGCGCTGACGGAGGAGGGCACGGCGATCGCGCGCGACGTCCTCCGGCTGCTCGTCCGCCGTGCGGGCGGGCACCTCGTGCTGCTGCCCGGCGCCCGCGGCTTCGAGCACCGGGACCATGTTGTGCTGAACCCCTCCTACTACTCCTACCCTGCCATCGCGGCGGTGGCGGAAGCGGTGCCGGACCCGGCCTGGCTGCGCGTGGCGAGCGACGGGCTGCGGCTGCTGCGCTCGGCGCGGTTCGGCCGGTGGGGCCTCTCGCCGGACTGGCTGGCCGTGTCGCGGCTGAACGGCCGTGTGGCGCCCGCACCGGGCTGGCCGGCCCGCTTCTCCTACGACGCGGTCCGGGTGCCGCTCTGGCTTGCCTGGGCGGGCCTCTCGGACGAGGCCGCGGTGGCAGCACCCCTGAATTTCTGGTCGGACGCGTCCCTGCGCCAGATGCCGGCCTGGGCCGACCTCTCCAACGACAGCGTGGCGCCCTACGCTGCCGGCCCGGGCGTGCGGGAGATCGGGCGTTTCGCGGCCCTGCAGCGCGGCCTGCGGTGGGACCGCGGCGGGCCGGAGCCCGCCCACGACCGTGATTATTATGACACAGCCCTGGCGCTGCTCGCACAGATGGGCGCGGCCGAGAGGCGGGTGCGTCTCTAA
- a CDS encoding ABC-F family ATP-binding cassette domain-containing protein has translation MAPPILLLQGIRQGFGQTPLLSGAELSVGQGERLALVGRNGSGKSTLLKVAAGLVTPEGGTRFLQPGATLRYLPQEPDLSGYPTTLSYVEAALGPGDDPYRAHYLLEQLGLTGEEEPARLSGGEARRAALAAVLAPSPDVLLLDEPTNHLDLPAIEWLESELAGMRAALVLISHDRRFLESLSRAMVWLDRGTTRRLEQGFAGFEAWRDQVLEEEEREHHKLARQIVREEHWMRYGVTARRKRNMRRVGELAALREKHRQRRGPQGGVRLAASEADGSGTLVVAAERIGKTYGGREVVRDFSTRILRGDRVGIVGPNGAGKTTLLNMLTGVLPPDSGEVRLGTGIEMVTLDQRRASLDDSMTLSDALTEGRGDMVHVGGSPRHVIGYMKEFLFLPEQARTPLGVLSGGERARVMLARAMARPSNLLVLDEPTNDLDLETLDLLQEMIADYPGTVMVVSHDRDFLDRVATSIIAYEGAEGNDGSWQDYAGGYSDMVAQRGHGVRARAAAAAPLPAPRRTAEAPVPTASSRPRLSMVEMQALKTLPGEMEKLNAEIAKLGEILADPQLYARDPARFAKASELLAGRQDALAKAEERWLELEMRREEIEAAS, from the coding sequence ATGGCACCCCCTATTCTCCTTCTCCAGGGTATCCGGCAGGGCTTCGGGCAGACCCCGCTGCTGAGCGGCGCGGAACTCTCCGTCGGGCAGGGCGAGCGGCTGGCGCTGGTGGGGCGCAACGGCTCCGGCAAGTCCACCCTGCTGAAAGTGGCGGCCGGGCTCGTCACGCCGGAGGGCGGCACGCGCTTCCTGCAGCCCGGCGCCACGCTGCGCTATCTGCCGCAGGAGCCCGACCTCTCCGGCTACCCCACCACCCTTTCCTACGTGGAGGCGGCGCTCGGGCCGGGGGACGATCCTTACCGGGCCCATTACCTCCTGGAACAGCTGGGCCTGACCGGCGAGGAGGAGCCGGCCCGGCTCTCCGGCGGCGAGGCGCGGCGGGCGGCGCTGGCCGCGGTGCTCGCCCCCTCCCCCGACGTGCTGCTGCTGGACGAGCCGACGAACCACCTCGACCTGCCGGCGATCGAGTGGCTGGAGTCGGAGCTGGCCGGGATGCGCGCGGCGCTCGTCCTCATCAGCCACGACCGGCGATTCCTTGAATCCCTCTCCCGCGCCATGGTCTGGCTGGACCGCGGCACCACCCGGCGCCTCGAGCAGGGCTTCGCGGGCTTCGAGGCCTGGCGGGACCAGGTGCTGGAGGAGGAGGAGCGGGAGCACCACAAGCTCGCCCGGCAAATCGTCCGGGAGGAGCACTGGATGCGCTACGGCGTCACCGCCCGGCGCAAGCGCAACATGCGGCGGGTGGGCGAGCTGGCGGCCCTGCGAGAGAAGCACCGGCAGCGCCGCGGCCCGCAGGGCGGGGTCCGGCTGGCGGCGAGCGAGGCGGACGGCTCCGGCACCCTCGTCGTCGCGGCGGAGCGGATCGGGAAGACCTATGGCGGGCGCGAGGTGGTGCGGGACTTCTCCACCCGCATCCTGCGCGGCGACCGGGTGGGCATCGTCGGCCCCAACGGCGCTGGCAAGACGACGCTGCTGAACATGCTGACTGGTGTCCTGCCTCCGGATTCCGGCGAGGTGCGGCTGGGCACGGGGATCGAGATGGTGACGCTGGACCAGCGCCGCGCGAGCCTGGACGATTCCATGACGCTGTCGGACGCGCTGACCGAAGGGCGCGGCGACATGGTGCATGTCGGCGGCTCCCCGCGGCACGTCATCGGCTACATGAAGGAGTTCCTCTTCCTCCCGGAGCAGGCGCGCACGCCGCTCGGCGTCCTCTCGGGCGGGGAGCGGGCGCGGGTGATGCTGGCGCGCGCCATGGCGCGGCCGAGCAACCTGCTGGTGCTGGACGAGCCGACGAACGACCTCGACCTCGAGACGCTCGACCTGCTGCAGGAGATGATCGCGGACTACCCGGGCACGGTGATGGTGGTGAGCCACGACCGCGACTTCCTGGACCGCGTGGCAACGAGCATCATCGCCTACGAGGGCGCCGAGGGGAACGACGGCAGCTGGCAGGACTACGCCGGCGGCTACTCGGACATGGTGGCGCAGCGCGGCCACGGGGTGCGCGCCCGGGCGGCGGCCGCGGCGCCCCTACCCGCCCCGAGACGAACGGCCGAGGCCCCTGTCCCCACAGCTTCATCCCGCCCACGCCTGAGCATGGTGGAGATGCAGGCGCTGAAGACGCTACCGGGCGAGATGGAGAAGCTGAACGCGGAGATCGCGAAGCTCGGCGAGATCCTGGCCGACCCGCAGCTCTACGCCCGCGACCCCGCGCGCTTCGCCAAGGCGAGCGAGCTCCTCGCCGGCCGCCAGGACGCGCTGGCAAAGGCGGAGGAGCGCTGGCTGGAGCTGGAGATGCGGCGGGAGGAGATCGAGGCCGCCTCCTGA
- a CDS encoding universal stress protein, translating to MAYRRILLPLTGTSAGEAALQTAVMTARIWHSHVHCLHVRVDARDVAPLAGEGLSGAMIEEMMAATERESGDRAQRVQSLFERFVVGKEVVLASSAEAAEKADSATLSFASVAGREEDLVAQQSRLYDLAVVPHPDSREDVSSSDALHAVLFDSGRPVLIAPRLPPETIGTRVCIAWNGTAESAAAVAAALPWLHRAEAVRVLHSKDYQRRGPDVQGILAYLRWHSIAAEPVEFSPVTREVGAGLLGAARDFGADLLCMGAYSHSRIRQLILGGVTRHVLDNSDMPVMMCR from the coding sequence ATGGCCTACCGCCGCATCCTACTGCCCCTGACCGGCACCTCCGCCGGCGAGGCCGCGCTACAGACCGCGGTGATGACCGCGCGGATCTGGCACAGCCATGTCCACTGCCTGCACGTGCGGGTGGACGCGCGCGACGTGGCGCCGCTGGCGGGCGAGGGTCTCTCCGGTGCCATGATCGAGGAGATGATGGCCGCGACGGAGCGGGAATCCGGGGACCGCGCCCAGCGCGTGCAGTCGCTGTTCGAGCGCTTCGTGGTCGGCAAGGAGGTGGTGCTGGCCAGCTCCGCGGAAGCCGCGGAGAAGGCGGACTCCGCCACCCTCTCCTTCGCTTCCGTCGCGGGGCGGGAGGAGGACCTGGTGGCGCAGCAATCGCGCCTCTACGACCTCGCGGTGGTGCCGCACCCCGACTCGCGGGAGGACGTCTCCTCCTCCGACGCGTTGCACGCCGTGCTCTTCGACAGCGGGCGCCCCGTGCTGATCGCCCCGCGCCTGCCGCCGGAGACGATCGGCACCCGCGTCTGCATCGCCTGGAACGGCACGGCGGAGAGCGCGGCCGCGGTGGCCGCCGCGCTGCCCTGGCTGCACCGGGCCGAGGCGGTTCGCGTGCTGCACAGCAAGGACTACCAGCGGCGGGGCCCGGACGTGCAGGGCATCCTCGCCTATCTTCGCTGGCACAGCATCGCCGCGGAGCCGGTGGAGTTCTCCCCCGTCACGCGGGAGGTGGGGGCGGGGCTGCTCGGCGCGGCGCGGGATTTCGGGGCGGACCTGCTCTGCATGGGCGCCTACAGCCACTCCCGCATCCGCCAGCTCATCCTCGGCGGCGTCACCCGGCACGTCCTGGACAACTCCGACATGCCGGTGATGATGTGCCGCTGA
- a CDS encoding AAA family ATPase, translating to MSLPAAQAGAAALLSRLTGGAAPVETHISAVFIGPDRVLKLKKAVGLGFLDFTESASRHRYAARELEINAPAAPGLYRGLHGIGGAADRLLPPDDPAAVEWALEMAPVPADDFLDAVAARGGIDGPMQDALGDMAVALRGTYPAGGTGTDAVAAFRAVLRGNARAALGAGLELHRVLAWRREAEGALRRLAPVLRARAAEGRIRRCHGDLHLGNVLLWRGRPVPFDALEFDEALATVDTGYDLAFLIADLLHRCGRAAACRALSRAVGTGGDAGQVAGLPLWLSTRAMIRAHCLARMAGQGEGALAFLAEAEGYLRPPPPRLVAVGGLQGTGKTRLARLLAPRFGAAPGALHLRSDEIRKRLAGVPAEARLPPEAYTPEAGAAVYAAVLAEAGEALRGGHSVIADAAFLHPAQRAGIEAVARPAGVPFTGLWLEAPADLLRARIAARRGDASDATPEVLDRAAASPAGNIAWNRLDASGDPLAAALAAAHLQSC from the coding sequence GTGAGCCTCCCCGCCGCCCAGGCCGGGGCGGCGGCGCTGCTCTCGCGGCTCACCGGCGGGGCGGCGCCCGTGGAGACCCACATCTCCGCCGTCTTCATCGGCCCGGACCGGGTGCTGAAGCTGAAGAAGGCGGTGGGCCTCGGCTTCCTGGACTTCACCGAATCCGCGTCACGCCACCGCTACGCGGCGCGGGAGCTGGAGATCAACGCGCCTGCCGCGCCGGGTCTCTACCGCGGCCTCCACGGTATCGGCGGCGCGGCGGACCGGCTGCTGCCGCCCGACGACCCGGCGGCGGTGGAATGGGCGCTGGAGATGGCGCCGGTCCCCGCGGACGACTTCCTGGACGCGGTGGCCGCGCGCGGCGGCATCGATGGACCGATGCAGGACGCGCTGGGCGACATGGCGGTGGCCCTGCGCGGGACTTACCCGGCCGGCGGGACGGGGACGGACGCGGTCGCCGCATTCCGGGCCGTGCTGCGCGGCAATGCCCGCGCCGCGTTGGGCGCCGGGCTGGAGCTGCACCGTGTCCTCGCCTGGCGGCGGGAGGCGGAAGGGGCGCTGCGGCGTCTCGCCCCCGTGCTGCGGGCGCGCGCGGCGGAAGGGCGGATCCGCCGCTGCCACGGGGACCTGCACCTCGGCAACGTCCTGCTCTGGCGCGGCCGGCCCGTCCCCTTCGACGCGCTGGAGTTCGACGAGGCCCTGGCGACGGTCGACACGGGCTACGACCTCGCCTTCCTCATCGCGGACCTGCTGCACCGCTGCGGCCGGGCGGCCGCCTGCCGCGCCCTGTCCCGCGCCGTGGGCACCGGGGGGGATGCCGGGCAGGTGGCGGGGCTGCCGCTCTGGCTCTCCACCCGCGCCATGATCCGGGCCCACTGCCTCGCCCGCATGGCGGGGCAGGGGGAGGGGGCGCTGGCCTTCCTGGCGGAGGCCGAAGGTTATCTCCGCCCGCCGCCGCCGCGCTTGGTGGCCGTGGGCGGGCTGCAGGGGACGGGGAAGACGAGGCTGGCGCGGCTGCTGGCGCCGCGCTTCGGCGCCGCGCCGGGCGCGCTGCACCTGCGGAGCGACGAGATCCGCAAGCGCCTGGCCGGGGTGCCGGCAGAGGCGCGGCTGCCGCCCGAGGCCTACACGCCGGAGGCGGGCGCCGCGGTCTATGCGGCCGTTCTGGCCGAGGCCGGGGAGGCGCTGCGCGGCGGGCACTCCGTTATCGCCGACGCGGCCTTCCTCCACCCGGCCCAACGCGCCGGGATCGAGGCCGTGGCGCGGCCGGCGGGCGTGCCGTTCACCGGCCTCTGGCTGGAGGCGCCGGCAGATCTGCTGCGTGCCCGCATCGCGGCGCGGCGGGGCGACGCCTCGGACGCGACGCCCGAGGTGCTGGACCGCGCCGCGGCGAGCCCCGCGGGCAACATCGCATGGAACCGGCTGGACGCTTCCGGGGACCCCCTGGCGGCGGCGCTTGCGGCCGCCCACCTGCAATCATGCTAG